The following coding sequences are from one Triticum dicoccoides isolate Atlit2015 ecotype Zavitan chromosome 4A, WEW_v2.0, whole genome shotgun sequence window:
- the LOC119283854 gene encoding tyrosine N-monooxygenase-like: protein MEQLGTSTMLVLLLAFIYLVLRLRRKTSKPHTLPLPPGPAPWPVVGSLPEMMLNKPAFRWIHRMMEEMGTDITCVRLGGVHVVAITCPTIAREVLRKQDATFASRPLTFASAAFSRGYKNAVLSPFGDQWRKMRRVLTSEIICPSRHRWLHDRRADEADNLTSYVYNLATAAKGSSSGSGAVDVRHVARHYCGNVIRRLLFGRRYFGEPGRRDGGPGPLEVEHMDALFTSLGLLYAFCVSDYLPWLRGFDLDGHEKMVKEANATLNRLHDAVIDERWGQWKSGEKKELDDFLDVLITLKDAEGKPLLTIEEIKAQSQDITFAAVDNPSNAVEWALAEMANAPEVMAKAMEEMDRVVGWERLMQESDIPQLSYIKACIRETFRLHPVAPFNVPHVALADTNVADYHIPKGSHVILSRTGLGRNPTIWNEPLRFIPERHINMTTDDVALTENELRFISFSTGRRGCVATSLGTAMCMMLFGRLLQGFTWSKPVGLAAIDLSESDHDVFLAKPLMMYAQPRLPVHLYHAAAI from the exons ATGGAGCAGCTGGGAACCTCCACAATGCTGGTGCTATtgctcgccttcatctacctcgtcCTCCGGCTCAGGCGCAAGACCAGCAAGCCGCACACGCTCCCGCTCCCGCCGGGCCCTGCGCCGTGGCCGGTGGTTGGCAGCTTGCCGGAGATGATGCTCAACAAGCCCGCGTTCCGGTGGATCCACCGGATGATGGAGGAGATGGGCACCGACATCACCTGCGTCCGCCTCGGCGGCGTCCACGTCGTCGCCATCACCTGCCCCACCATCGCCCGCGAGGTGCTCAGGAAGCAGGACGCCACCTTCGCCTCCCGCCCGCTAACCTTCGCTTCCGCCGCCTTCAGCCGCGGATACAAGAACGCCGTGTTGTCGCCGTTTGGGGACCAGTGGAGGAAGATGCGGCGGGTGCTCACCTCCGAGATCATCTGCCCCTCCCGCCACCGATGGCTCCACGACCGCCGCGCTGACGAGGCCGACAACCTCACCAGCTACGTCTACAACCTCGCCACCGCCGCGAAGGGGTCATCGTCAGGCAGTGGCGCGGTGGACGTGAGGCACGTCGCGAGGCACTACTGCGGCAATGTCATCCGCCGGCTCCTATTCGGCAGGCGATACTTCGGTGAGCCCGGACGCCGCGATGGCGGGCCCGGGCCCTTGGAGGTAGAGCACATGGACGCCTTGTTCACCTCCCTCGGGCTCCTCTACGCCTTCTGCGTCTCCGACTACCTTCCCTGGCTGCGCGGCTTCGACCTCGACGGCCATGAGAAGATGGTCAAGGAGGCCAACGCAACCCTGAACCGGCTGCACGACGCCGTCATCGACGAGCGATGGGGGCAGTGGAAGTCCGGCGAGAAGAAGGAGCTTGATGACTTCCTGGACGTGCTCATCACGCTCAAAGACGCCGAGGGGAAGCCGCTGCTCACCATCGAGGAGATCAAAGCACAGTCTCAG GACATAACCTTTGCAGCCGTTGATAACCCATCAAACGCGGTGGAGTGGGCCCTTGCAGAGATGGCAAACGCGCCGGAGGTGATGGCGAAGGCGATGGAGGAGATGGACCGCGTGGTGGGCTGGGAGCGGCTGATGCAGGAGTCAGATATCCCCCAACTCAGCTACATTAAGGCGTGCATCCGAGAAACATTCCGGCTGCACCCTGTTGCACCTTTCAACGTGCCGCATGTCGCACTCGCCGACACCAACGTTGCTGATTACCACATACCCAAGGGAAGCCATGTCATCCTCAGCCGCACTGGACTCGGCAGGAACCCAACCATCTGGAATGAGCCGCTCCGCTTCATACCAGAGCGCCACATTAATATGACCACGGATGATGTGGCACTCACAGAGAACGAGCTGAGGTTCATCTCTTTCAGCACCGGCCGTCGTGGGTGCGTGGCGACATCGCTTGGGACGGCAATGTGCATGATGCTCTTCGGCAGGCTTCTGCAAGGGTTCACTTGGAGCAAGCCAGTTGGATTGGCGGCTATAGATCTCAGCGAGTCAGATCATGATGTGTTCCTGGCCAAGCCATTGATGATGTATGCTCAGCCGCGTCTGCCGGTGCACCTCTACCATGCCGCAGCCATCTAA